The proteins below are encoded in one region of Pseudomonas putida NBRC 14164:
- a CDS encoding DUF1127 domain-containing protein, producing MGGMSDVRLQLMARELEAGQQAKVFNAPEGLGRWGLMLHRWHTRRALLQLTDDELRDVGLSWEQARTEGRKPFWKD from the coding sequence ATGGGCGGCATGAGCGATGTGCGCTTGCAACTGATGGCCAGGGAACTGGAAGCCGGGCAGCAGGCCAAGGTATTCAACGCGCCGGAAGGGCTTGGGCGTTGGGGGCTGATGCTGCATCGCTGGCACACCCGTAGGGCGCTGCTGCAGCTGACGGATGACGAGTTGCGCGATGTCGGGCTGAGCTGGGAGCAGGCCCGTACCGAAGGGCGTAAACCCTTCTGGAAAGACTAA